The following proteins come from a genomic window of Proteinivorax hydrogeniformans:
- a CDS encoding CxxH/CxxC protein — protein sequence MYVVCKDHLYEAIDDFVDVYEMPPDLYRLGEVTFTDWAQPSYCDMCSNPPVYLVV from the coding sequence ATGTATGTAGTATGTAAAGACCACTTATACGAAGCTATAGATGATTTTGTCGATGTATATGAGATGCCGCCAGACCTTTATCGGTTAGGAGAAGTGACATTTACAGACTGGGCTCAACCTAGCTACTGTGATATGTGCTCAAATCCACCGGTGTACTTAGTGGTGTAA
- a CDS encoding cyclase family protein, translated as MGLLYIDLTHVIENDMPCHPYDDGLKLLRNKFLSKDKFNDSILETGMHVGTHVDAPSHLTNSNKLISDYPVEKFAGRGKLLDVRGEKKITLKKKYIDTVNSDDIVLLHTGFDKEFRKEEYFLEHPVLTDELIDFFVETKVKLIGVDLPSPDIAPFNAHKKLLQNDILIIENLTNLSKLVEVADFEIIAFPLKIQAEGSPVRVVAKV; from the coding sequence GTGGGGTTGTTGTATATAGACTTAACCCATGTTATTGAAAATGATATGCCTTGTCACCCCTATGATGATGGCTTAAAGCTGCTGCGCAATAAATTTTTGAGCAAAGATAAATTTAACGATTCGATTTTGGAAACTGGTATGCATGTAGGAACACATGTTGATGCCCCAAGCCATTTGACAAATAGTAACAAGTTAATTAGTGATTATCCAGTAGAAAAATTTGCCGGCAGGGGAAAGCTTTTGGATGTTAGAGGTGAAAAAAAGATAACCTTGAAAAAGAAGTACATAGATACTGTAAATAGTGACGACATAGTGCTGTTGCATACAGGCTTTGATAAAGAGTTTAGAAAAGAAGAGTACTTTTTAGAACATCCAGTGTTAACAGATGAACTTATAGACTTTTTTGTAGAAACAAAAGTAAAACTGATAGGGGTGGACTTGCCGTCCCCTGATATTGCCCCTTTTAATGCACACAAGAAGCTTTTGCAAAATGACATATTGATAATAGAAAATCTAACAAATCTGTCAAAGCTTGTGGAGGTTGCAGATTTTGAAATTATCGCTTTCCCTTTAAAAATACAAGCTGAAGGGTCACCGGTGCGGGTTGTAGCTAAGGTTTAA
- a CDS encoding alkaline phosphatase codes for MKKLLICLIIVFLLALPIGCGPQAGDSNDGGNGEQQGQEQAQVPQNVIVMIADGMGTGQLEIARLFEHGKEGELFMETLPHLALARTYSADFKVTDSGAAGTALATGNKTNNGMIGVGPDGEELVSILDVFQEQGKTVGVVSTNTVTDATPAAYVSKVEHRSGQDEIARQIFEGRYPIALGGGENFFLPENQDGEDLLAAFEEEGYEIVKSKDELANVETNADTKVLGLFHPSFMNYVADREVLDSEEPSLLEMSQKAIEIASQNEDGFFLMLEGARVDHASHAADFGGIWREMIDFDVAVEYVINWAEEHGDTLVVVKSDHETMGVAATEVMDIDALKSIEVSPEYMAQQMEIDPSTNNYTTESVRQVFEEYANIRLSDEEIAEFQDNVWDGDDPEGRLHLEYLVGWEIGSIIAHHYNAGVIHRDIREKSKSTGGHTANTVPVFAYGVGAENFDGMLNNIEIPKMIVEIAGYEFNLPPEDN; via the coding sequence GTGAAGAAACTGTTAATTTGTTTGATTATAGTATTTTTGTTGGCTCTTCCTATAGGTTGTGGTCCGCAAGCGGGAGATTCAAACGATGGTGGCAATGGCGAACAACAAGGACAAGAGCAAGCCCAGGTACCGCAAAATGTAATCGTAATGATTGCTGATGGTATGGGCACAGGTCAATTGGAAATCGCCCGCCTTTTTGAACATGGCAAAGAGGGTGAGCTATTTATGGAAACACTTCCCCACTTAGCTCTTGCTAGAACATATTCTGCCGATTTTAAGGTTACCGACTCAGGAGCTGCCGGGACCGCTTTGGCTACAGGAAATAAAACAAACAATGGTATGATAGGTGTTGGACCTGATGGTGAGGAGTTAGTTAGTATCTTAGACGTTTTTCAAGAACAAGGCAAGACTGTAGGTGTTGTTTCCACTAACACCGTAACCGACGCTACTCCTGCTGCTTATGTTTCTAAAGTAGAGCATAGATCGGGGCAAGATGAAATAGCAAGACAAATTTTTGAAGGCCGATACCCTATAGCTTTAGGAGGTGGTGAGAATTTCTTTTTACCAGAAAATCAAGATGGTGAAGATTTGCTAGCCGCCTTTGAAGAAGAAGGTTATGAAATAGTCAAATCAAAAGATGAGCTAGCAAATGTTGAAACTAACGCTGATACAAAGGTGCTAGGTCTGTTCCACCCCTCTTTTATGAACTATGTCGCAGATAGAGAAGTGCTAGACAGCGAAGAGCCCTCGCTCCTTGAAATGAGTCAAAAAGCTATAGAGATAGCTTCTCAAAATGAAGATGGTTTCTTTTTGATGCTTGAAGGTGCCAGAGTTGACCATGCTTCACACGCTGCTGACTTTGGTGGAATCTGGAGGGAAATGATTGATTTCGATGTTGCAGTGGAATATGTAATAAACTGGGCTGAGGAACATGGTGATACACTTGTGGTAGTAAAGTCAGACCATGAAACAATGGGGGTTGCTGCAACGGAGGTTATGGATATAGATGCATTAAAGTCTATTGAGGTATCACCGGAATATATGGCACAACAAATGGAAATTGACCCGTCAACAAATAATTACACAACTGAAAGTGTTCGCCAGGTCTTTGAAGAATATGCCAACATAAGGCTAAGTGATGAAGAAATAGCAGAGTTTCAGGACAATGTCTGGGATGGCGATGATCCTGAAGGAAGACTGCACCTTGAGTACTTAGTTGGCTGGGAAATTGGAAGTATCATAGCTCACCATTATAACGCTGGGGTAATTCACAGAGATATAAGAGAAAAAAGCAAAAGCACAGGAGGACATACGGCAAATACTGTTCCTGTATTTGCATACGGTGTCGGTGCAGAAAACTTTGATGGCATGTTAAACAACATAGAAATCCCTAAAATGATAGTTGAAATAGCTGGGTATGAGTTTAACCTGCCGCCGGAAGATAATTAA
- a CDS encoding MBL fold metallo-hydrolase, which translates to MELFTVGSGSSGNCTCFQYKDTQFLIDAGLSGKRIQQGLAEFEVDPTKLKGILVSHEHNDHILGVGVLARRFNLPIYITEKTFVSCQAKLGKIESNQINFFEPNDKFQLGDVKIKAFSTHHDAVDPVGFSIYAKAQRTSILTDTGMVDEIIMDSIYDSDTVIIESNHDEKMVEASRYPWSLKKRILGEKGHLSNKTAADVLLELLKGKTKRVLLGHLSQENNFPQLAKITVENALKEKKEQINNDYTLEVLPRGGVSPIYR; encoded by the coding sequence ATGGAACTTTTCACAGTGGGGAGTGGGAGTAGTGGAAACTGTACCTGCTTTCAATACAAAGATACACAGTTTTTGATAGATGCTGGACTAAGTGGCAAAAGAATTCAGCAAGGATTAGCGGAGTTTGAGGTTGACCCAACTAAGTTAAAGGGGATTTTAGTAAGCCATGAACACAATGATCATATTTTAGGTGTAGGGGTTTTAGCAAGAAGATTTAATTTGCCTATATATATAACGGAAAAAACATTTGTTAGCTGTCAGGCAAAACTTGGAAAAATAGAAAGCAATCAAATAAACTTTTTTGAGCCTAACGATAAGTTTCAGTTAGGCGATGTTAAGATTAAGGCTTTTTCTACACACCATGACGCCGTTGACCCTGTGGGTTTTAGTATATACGCCAAAGCTCAAAGGACTAGCATACTTACAGATACAGGTATGGTGGATGAAATAATAATGGACTCCATATATGACTCCGATACGGTAATAATAGAGTCTAACCACGACGAAAAAATGGTAGAGGCAAGTCGATATCCATGGTCGCTAAAGAAGAGAATTTTAGGAGAAAAAGGCCACCTTTCTAACAAAACAGCTGCTGATGTTTTACTCGAGCTACTTAAGGGAAAGACTAAAAGGGTGTTGTTGGGACATTTAAGTCAAGAAAACAACTTCCCACAGCTTGCGAAAATTACAGTGGAAAATGCGCTCAAGGAAAAAAAAGAGCAGATTAACAATGATTATACCCTAGAAGTGTTACCAAGGGGAGGAGTGTCCCCTATATATAGATAG
- the rlmH gene encoding 23S rRNA (pseudouridine(1915)-N(3))-methyltransferase RlmH yields the protein MKIDIIAVGKLKEKYFTLAVKEYQKRLSAFCKLNIIEVLDKATPQQSSQKEREEIKNNEGEKILAKLNPQSYVIALEINGEMLSSEELAKKLDKLAVTGSSHITFIIGGSLGLSQQVLKKAQLKLSFSPMTFPHQLMRVILLEQVYRSFKINRGEPYHK from the coding sequence ATGAAGATTGATATTATAGCAGTTGGAAAACTAAAAGAAAAATACTTCACCTTAGCGGTAAAAGAATACCAAAAAAGGCTGTCCGCATTTTGTAAGCTTAACATTATAGAAGTTTTAGATAAAGCTACTCCACAACAAAGCTCGCAAAAAGAGCGCGAGGAGATAAAAAATAACGAAGGCGAGAAGATTTTAGCAAAATTAAATCCCCAAAGCTATGTTATTGCTCTGGAAATAAACGGGGAAATGCTTTCTTCTGAAGAGCTAGCGAAAAAGCTAGACAAGTTAGCGGTAACAGGGAGTAGCCATATAACTTTTATAATAGGTGGGTCGCTGGGGCTAAGCCAACAAGTACTAAAAAAAGCTCAGCTAAAGCTGAGCTTTTCACCTATGACATTCCCACATCAGCTGATGCGGGTAATTTTACTTGAGCAAGTTTATCGGTCGTTTAAGATTAACAGAGGTGAACCGTACCACAAGTAA
- a CDS encoding trypsin-like peptidase domain-containing protein: MDHFEYYYKPKRSGIIALIVVALIAGLVGGIAGAFFSGPKQPEESIPPEQTQGTIPDPTDPDNDFSWEIYEYQKTPVVEAVQKVGPSVVGISTFVSRRDIFQGTDELVQRGVGSGLIVDSSGYIITNYHVIEDADTIVVTLDTGEEVEAEVVGSDPGTDISVLKVAKNDLPAAKFADSDKLLAGETTIAIGNPTGLDLQQSVAVGVVSATDRALEVYDWVFSLVQTDAAINPGNSGGPLLNAVGEVIGINSVKISDAEGLGFAIPSNTVRDVANEIIETGRVRRPIVGIAINEISSIHARQYDLPVDHGLYVVDVAPDSPAAEAKIRQNDIITEVNGQRIDSLRDFRRIISGKQVGEAVEMTLYRGEKEQTIEVTLAEYQEE; encoded by the coding sequence ATGGATCATTTCGAGTATTATTACAAACCTAAAAGGTCTGGAATTATTGCACTTATTGTAGTTGCACTTATTGCAGGTCTTGTTGGAGGAATAGCAGGTGCGTTCTTTTCCGGACCTAAGCAACCGGAGGAAAGTATTCCACCGGAGCAAACTCAAGGCACAATACCAGACCCAACAGACCCAGATAATGACTTTTCATGGGAAATCTATGAGTACCAAAAAACACCTGTTGTTGAAGCAGTACAAAAAGTTGGTCCTTCAGTAGTCGGTATTTCTACCTTTGTTTCGCGCAGGGATATATTCCAAGGAACTGATGAACTTGTTCAACGGGGGGTGGGCAGTGGGCTTATTGTAGACTCATCAGGTTATATTATAACTAACTATCATGTTATCGAAGATGCCGATACAATAGTGGTTACTTTAGATACAGGTGAGGAGGTTGAGGCTGAAGTAGTCGGCTCAGACCCGGGAACTGATATATCAGTCTTAAAGGTAGCCAAAAATGATCTGCCTGCCGCAAAGTTTGCGGACTCTGATAAATTACTAGCTGGGGAAACCACAATCGCTATAGGAAACCCCACTGGCCTAGATCTACAGCAGTCAGTTGCTGTAGGTGTTGTAAGTGCTACAGATAGGGCGCTGGAGGTCTATGATTGGGTCTTTTCTTTGGTACAAACAGATGCAGCTATAAACCCAGGTAACAGTGGTGGGCCGCTGCTAAATGCCGTAGGCGAGGTTATAGGTATAAATAGCGTTAAAATTTCTGATGCAGAAGGGCTTGGCTTTGCTATACCTAGTAACACAGTGCGAGATGTAGCAAATGAAATTATTGAAACTGGCCGGGTAAGAAGACCGATCGTTGGTATAGCAATTAACGAAATATCTAGTATTCACGCAAGGCAGTATGACCTTCCGGTGGATCATGGACTTTATGTTGTTGATGTTGCCCCAGATAGTCCAGCAGCTGAAGCTAAAATTAGACAAAATGACATTATCACTGAGGTTAATGGTCAAAGAATTGACTCTCTCAGAGACTTTAGAAGAATAATAAGCGGTAAGCAAGTAGGTGAAGCAGTGGAAATGACATTATACCGTGGAGAAAAGGAGCAAACTATCGAAGTAACTTTAGCAGAATATCAAGAGGAATAA
- a CDS encoding UDP-N-acetylglucosamine 1-carboxyvinyltransferase produces MEKFLVRGGKKLVGKIKISGAKNAAVAILPATLIAGAPCKIENLPNISDVKILTEMLQKLGAKVTVHDANTITVDPRGATSYHAPYELVKKFRASYYLMGAFLSRYKKAKVALPGGCKIGPRPIDQHLKGFEALGAQVNIDSGEVELNSSEICGGHVYMDIVSVGATINTMLAAACCENVTTIENVAKEPEIVDVANFLSALGVSVRGAGTDVIRIQGKTKLGGCTHSVIPDRIEAGTYMVAAAATRGDVTITDVIPKHLDPITAKLRESGVTVEEGDDFIRVRCNGNKIKGTDIKTFPYPGYPTDLQQPMMSYLTCTDGASTVTENIFENRFQHVDELARMGADIYVEGRMAVIKGVKSLKGAEVKATDLRAGSALIIAGMMADGETKVSGVEHIKRGYESIDKKLNSLGADISFVTE; encoded by the coding sequence GTGGAAAAATTTCTGGTAAGGGGCGGGAAAAAATTAGTTGGAAAAATAAAAATTAGTGGCGCAAAGAATGCAGCTGTTGCGATATTACCTGCAACATTAATAGCAGGCGCACCATGTAAAATAGAGAACTTGCCAAATATAAGTGATGTAAAAATACTAACTGAGATGCTACAAAAGCTTGGAGCTAAAGTTACGGTTCATGATGCTAACACTATAACAGTTGACCCTAGGGGGGCAACTAGCTATCATGCACCCTACGAGTTAGTTAAAAAGTTTCGAGCTTCATACTATTTAATGGGAGCCTTTTTATCTAGGTATAAAAAGGCTAAGGTGGCGCTACCTGGAGGGTGTAAAATTGGTCCTAGACCAATCGACCAGCACCTAAAAGGTTTTGAAGCCCTAGGAGCACAGGTAAACATAGATTCTGGAGAGGTAGAGTTAAACTCTAGTGAAATATGCGGTGGCCACGTTTACATGGACATTGTTTCTGTAGGAGCCACTATCAATACAATGCTTGCCGCAGCTTGCTGTGAGAACGTAACTACCATAGAGAATGTAGCTAAGGAACCTGAAATAGTGGACGTGGCGAACTTTTTATCTGCTTTAGGTGTTTCGGTTAGAGGGGCAGGAACCGATGTAATTAGGATTCAAGGTAAAACTAAATTGGGAGGATGCACTCACAGCGTAATACCAGATCGTATTGAGGCAGGAACCTATATGGTAGCTGCCGCAGCTACTAGAGGAGATGTGACAATTACCGATGTAATACCTAAGCACCTTGACCCTATCACTGCAAAGCTTAGAGAGTCAGGTGTTACCGTAGAAGAAGGCGACGACTTTATAAGAGTTCGCTGCAACGGCAACAAAATAAAAGGAACAGATATTAAAACATTCCCCTACCCGGGGTATCCTACAGATTTGCAACAGCCAATGATGTCATATTTGACCTGTACCGATGGAGCATCAACGGTAACGGAAAATATATTTGAAAATCGCTTCCAACATGTTGATGAGTTGGCTAGGATGGGTGCAGATATTTATGTCGAAGGTAGAATGGCTGTTATTAAAGGTGTTAAATCTTTAAAGGGAGCCGAGGTCAAGGCCACCGACCTAAGAGCAGGTTCGGCGCTAATTATTGCTGGCATGATGGCAGATGGGGAAACCAAGGTATCAGGAGTGGAGCACATAAAAAGAGGGTACGAAAGCATAGATAAAAAGCTTAACTCTTTAGGAGCTGACATAAGCTTCGTTACTGAATAA